Proteins encoded together in one Anopheles darlingi chromosome 3, idAnoDarlMG_H_01, whole genome shotgun sequence window:
- the LOC125956956 gene encoding protein split ends: MSSETNDDLLNYELGCDDPAILNEDELLLSDDEGGIKLDQQDEEFLLSESEEWVNRQLAARESGASESVTEQDPLTVTAAPSDPPQRREAEEKVDQVENCNEASAEVENGNTDVQEAYHPVESAVVEPETSSYDEHEQHDVSFDSRTEASFAATTDTDGTEADSGSVMTTSQNTDATESTNQTSSKQTTECPTSMVPSEDGSHETGGARPYGTSGSSARENNVADASAGTLRTDRLTASQQCDTTSSEDVIEQYAGNSSTVELDSFYDTDESSEKRGWKNETKTDLRNINVQHQHQHQSPQHHHHQQLHHGPPGGGGGSGGAAAVNRAPPPGSNFGKPGMKPNPLLPPGIQQQHSGMGNPLLAPHGLPMGFPLGFPPGAAGGRMDFRPGNNRHRFPARPNFPPDMNHPFRAMERMNFPRGGHPGLGPRGMPGMLGNHGLGPGGPMPPHRGFPPRPHPFDMMRPVRPGERSAYRPMGAANANPMYRGAAPLNGPAAGAGLQPGAGGLRTGPGPNGGPPFGTGTQLPTGPPVSASANTMAVGATTIPQSLVSGSFDPMSVGGGAKILQAAAAPPTVVAPFPQKVLINPNFKGGVEAVKNQMMRDAVLNAQQFGAASSVSNATVAAVAAANARNVSDDELLRQQEEFINKNRIEVEKRRHERSPSRERDRDRSRERDRDRARSRERERSRERERERERERERERERDREREMRGRSRDRDREPVRARSRDRDREYSPRRQHHRGGGSRERELVGRPARRAAGGRVRNDGREWDDDSRFPNRRRSGDYADNHRGNHERHDDDEDPETRAYRIEIEKQKAAREKILREKEMRRKRAAEEKTKTRSNESKAHENTPPKLTPLVVTEKKIITLKKKSDHSAVATSSHDDEPRSGRQSERGSNKADDNRTTGARANDQQESNEASTTTVSVSGTSYERQRHNSDLHSEAVELDILEELLLREPTPEPMTPTKPKPAVATTTSQVTTTSATTASNRTVVSTSSHSGSTSGNSSSTSTRERSSGSRRIVLKPMASSSSSTSTSSRSVAAGSSGRGQQQQDRPDAASSGSNNQHQVSSGNSGNSSNKRPIFDRLAGRVGLHESGKQKIQRLVKRN, from the exons ATGTCGTCGGAAACGAA CGATGATTTGCTTAACTACGAGTTGGGCTGCGACGATCCGGCCATCCTTAAcgaggatgagctgctgctgtcggacGACG AGGGCGGCATAAAGCTTGATCAGCAGGACGAAGAATTTCTGCTGAGCGAGTCAGAAGAATGGGTAAACCGGCAGCTTGCGGCCCGGGAATCGGGCGCCAGCGAAAGTGTTACGGAGCAGGACCCCttgacggtgacggcggcgcCCAGTGATCCACCGCAGCGAAGGGAAGCGGAAGAGAAAGTAGATCAGGTGGAGAACTGTAATGAAGCAAGCGCagaagtggaaaatggaaacacggATGTGCAAGAGGCATATCATCCTGTGGAGTCAGCAGTCGTTGAACCAGAAACCAGTAGCTACGACGAGCATGAGCAGCATGATGTATCTTTCGATAGTCGCACGGAAGCATCATTCGCTGCTACAACAGACACTGACGGTACTGAGGCGGACAGTGGTTCCGTGATGACCACCTCACAGAACACTGATGCAACTGAGTCGACCAACCAAACATCATCGAAGCAAACGACAGAATGTCCAACAAGTATGGTACCGTCGGAGGACGGTAGTCATGAAACTGGTGGGGCTCGACCATACGGGACTTCAGGGAGCTCGGCCAGAGAGAACAACGTCGCGGACGCCAGTGCAGGAACGTTACGAACGGACCGGTTAACAGCGAGCCAACAGTGTGATACGACATCATCGGAGGATGTGATCGAACAGTACGCTGGCAATAGTAGTACCGTCGAGCTTGACTCCTTCTATGACACGGACGAATCAAGCGAGAAGCGtggttggaaaaatgaaacgaaaacggaTCTGCGCAATATCAacgtgcagcatcagcaccagcatcagtccccacagcatcaccaccatcaacagttGCATCATGGaccgcctggtggtggtggtggtagtggaggtgcagcagcagtaaaccGAGCGCCACCGCCGGGTAGCAATTTTGGGAAACCGGGCATGAAACCAAATCCACTCCTACCACCTgggattcagcagcagcattccggaATGGGTAATCCACTGCTCGCACCACACGGACTACCGATGGGCTTTCCACTAGGCTTTCCTCCGGGAGCTGCTGGCGGTCGCATGGACTTCCGGCCCGGAAACAACAGGCATCGGTTCCCGGCGAGACCCAACTTTCCTCCTGACATGAACCATCCGTTCCGTGCAATGGAACGCATGAACTTTCCCCGTGGAGGCCATCCAGGACTTGGACCACGCGGAATGCCGGGCATGCTGGGTAATCACGGTCTCGGACCGGGTGGTCCAATGCCACCACATCGTGGATTTCCACCGCGACCGCATCCGTTCGATATGATGCGACCCGTACGGCCGGGCGAACGATCAGCGTATCGACCGATGGGAGCTGCCAACGCCAATCCAATGTACCGTGGGGCGGCACCGCTAAATGGTCCGGCGGCCGGTGCTGGGTTGcagccaggagcaggaggtctAAGAACAGGTCCAGGTCCCAATGGTGGCCCACCGTTCGGCACGGGAACGCAGCTACCTACGGGACCACCAGTCAGCGCGTCAGCTAATACGATGGCTGTTGGTGCGACTACAATACCGCAATCATTAGTTTCTGGTTCATTTGATCCGATgtccgtcggtggtggtgcaaagaTACTTcaagcagctgcagctccacCAACCGTCGTGGCACCATTCCCGCAGAAAGTGCTTATCAACCCAAACTTTAAGGGGGGTGTTGAGGCTGTTAAGA ATCAAATGATGCGTGATGCCGTGCTAAACGCGCAGCAATTTGGAGCTGCCAGCTCCGTTAGTAATGCTACTGTagccgccgttgctgccgccAACGCCAGGAATGTTAGTGATGACGAGTTACTGCGCCAACAGGAAGAGTTCATTAATAAAAACCGGATTGAGGTGGAGAAGCGCCGCCATGAGCGATCGCCTTCGAGGgaacgcgatcgtgatcgatccCGCGAACGAGACCGTGATCGAGCACGATCTCGGGAACGTGAACGATCGCGCGAGCGAGAGCGTGAAAGGGAACGAGAGCGTGAACGGGAACGTGAGCGTGACCGGGAACGAGAAATGCGAGgtcgatcgcgcgatcgagaCCGTGAGCCGGTGCGGGCTAGGTCACGGGATCGCGATCGGGAGTATTCACCACGCCGGCAGCACCATCGAGGAGGCGGAAGCCGAGAGCGTGAACTGGTGGGAAGACCGGCACGAAGGGCTGCCGGTGGTCGGGTTCGCAACGATGGCCGTGAGTGGGATGACGATAGTCGGTTCCCGAATCGTCGACGAAGCGGTGATTACGCAGACAACCATCGGGGTAATCACGAG cgtcatgatgatgacgaggatccGGAAACCAGAGCGTATcgcatcgagatcgagaagcagAAAGCTGCTCGAGAGAAGATTCTGCGCGAGAAAGAGATGCGTCGGAAGCGGGCAGCTGAGGAGAAGACGAAAACTCGATCAAAT GAGAGTAAAGCTCATGAGAACACACCACCCAAGCTCACGCCCCTTGTAGTGACGGAAAAGAAGATCATTACGTTGAAGAAGAAATCGGACCATAGCGCTGTGGCCACTTCGAGCCATGATGATGAACCACGGTCCGGGCGTCAATCCGAACGGGGTAGCAACAAAGCGGACGATAACCGTACTACCGGTGCCCGTGCGAACGATCAGCAGGAATCGAACGAAGCATCTACAACCACTGTCTCCGTATCCGGTACGAGCTATGAGAGGCAACGGCACAATAGTGATCTACACTCGGAAGCCGTTGAACTTGATATTCTCGAAGAACTGTTGTTGCGGGAACCAACGCCTGAACCAATGAcgccaaccaaaccgaaaccggcggTAGCGACGACCACTAGTCAGGTGACGACTACTAGCGCTACGACGGCCTCAAACCGTACCGTCGTTTCAACATCGTCGCACAGCGGAAGCACATCAGGAAATAGCAGCTCGACCTCAACTCGGGAACGCAGCAGTGGCAGTCGAAGAATCGTACTGAAACCGATGGCATCGAGTtccagtagcaccagcaccagcagcaggtcagtagcagcaggatcgTCAGGGcgaggacagcagcaacaggaccgGCCGGATGCGGCCAGTagtggcagcaacaaccaacatCAGGTGTCCTCCGGGaacagtggcaacagcagcaacaagcggcCCATCTTTGATCGACTAGCGGGACGCGTCGGTTTGCACGAATCTGGCAAACAGAAGATTCAAAGGTTAGTCAAGCGTAATTAA
- the LOC125956980 gene encoding phosphatidylinositol N-acetylglucosaminyltransferase subunit A, whose amino-acid sequence MRICIASDFFYPNMGGVEEHIFNLSQCLLARGHKVIIITHSYADRKGIRYMTNGLKVYYVPIKVFYNQVVLPTMICNIPLLRYILLREQIEIVHGHSAFSTLAHETMNVAQLLGMRSVFTDHSLFGFADLSAVVTNKFLEISLANCNHCICVSHTGKENTVLRAKVHQDRVSVIPNAVDTTYFTPNPCRRPNDDETINVVVVSRLVYRKGVDLLAGILPKLKHLPNVHFIIGGDGPKRALLEEIRERNNIQDRVVMLGALEHSKVRDVLVQGHIFLNTSLTEAYCMAIVEAAACGLQVVSTKVGGIPEVLPSSLMILTEPTVDSVYRGLREAIRREMEKKQITSTRYLNGSITGHPQKSPQMPPLYDGLCAFERNQTVANLYNWNNVTERTEKVYRTVLREPTATLENMMKNCLRSGVWPFVLVISLCHLLLRFLDWFVPRKFIDLCCTDNPFSSDASPMPRCSDTSTSDDTSFSSSAARRKREKFS is encoded by the exons ATGAGAATATG CATCGCATCGGACTTTTTCTACCCCAACATGGGCGGTGTCGAGGAGCATATCTTTAATCTGTCCCAGTGTTTGCTCGCCCGTGGCCATaaagtgatcatcatcacgcacTCGTACGCTGACCGGAAAGGCATCCGGTACATGACGAACGGCCTCAAAGTTTACTATGTTCCCATCAAAGTGTTCTACAATCAGGTCGTCTTGCCAACGATGATCTGCAACATTCCACTGCTACGCTACATCCTGCTTCGGGAGCAAATCGAAATCGTGCACGGACACTCGGCGTTCAGCACGCTTGCACACGAAACAATGAATGTCGCACAATTGCTTGGAATGCGG TCCGTTTTTACGGATCATAGCCTATTTGGATTTGCGGACTTATCCGCGGTAGTCACGAACAagtttttggaaatttcaCTAGCCAACTGCAACCATTGCATTTGTGTTTCGCACACCG GGAAGGAGAATACCGTGCTACGTGCCAAAGTACACCAGGATAGGGTTTCTGTGATACCGAACGCTGTCGACACCACCTATTTCACTCCAAACCCATGCCGGAgacccaacgacgacgagacaa TCAATGTAGTGGTCGTTTCACGGTTGGTATACCGGAAGGGAGTCGATCTGTTGGCCGGCATTCTGCCGAAACTTAAGCATTTACCAAATGTACACTTTATCATCGGTGGTGACGGTCCGAAGAGGGCACTGTTGGAAGAGATACGGGAACGCAACAATATCCAAGATCGTGTAGTGATGCTCGGTGCCCTCGAACATTCCAAGGTTCGCGATGTGCTGGTACAGGGCCACATCTTCCTAAACACTTCGCTTACCGAGGCATACTGTATGGCAATCGTAGAGGCGGCCGCTTGCGGCCTGCAAGTTGTCTCAACGAAAGTTGGCGGCATTCCTGAGGTATTACCATCGAGCCTAATGATACTCACCGAACCGACGGTCGATTCGGTGTACCGTGGCTTGCGAGAAGCGATACGGCGTGAGATGGAGAAAAAGCAAATCACAAGCACACGCTATCTTAACGGATCGATTACTGGACACCCACAGAAATCGCCCCAAATGCCTCCTCTCTACGATGGGCTGTGTGCTTTCGAACGAAaccaaacggtggccaacTTGTACAACTGGAACAATGTAACGGAACGAACTGAAAAAGTGTACCGGACGGTGTTACGAGAACCTACTGCTACGCTGGAAAATATGATGAAAAA TTGTCTACGAAGTGGCGTTTGGCCGTTTGTTCTAGTCATCTCTCTGTGTCATCTGTTGTTGCGTTTTCTGGATTGGTTTgtaccccgaaaatttatcgATCTATGCTGTACGGACAACCCGTTTTCCAGCGATGCTTCTCCGATGCCACGGTGTAGCGATACGTCTACATCGGACGACACCAGTTTCTCTAGCAGTGCAGCTCGTAGAAAACGCGAGAAATTTTCCTGA